The Corynebacterium felinum DNA segment GCGGCAGCTGCACCATTTTCGGCCGGTGCGGCAGCACCGTCGGAATCAGCAGCAGGTGCAGTCTGCGTAGCCTCCACTTGTGCTGTGGTGTCTTCTTGTGCGATCGCGGGAACATTGCCCAAACCAAAAGCTGTGGCTAATGCCACGCACAGTGCAATGCCGCGAGAACGAGTGAAAATACTCAACTGAAACTCCCTTAGTGTTCTCAACTACCTTGCGTTGCTCACAGTGATGTAAGACAACCCAGAGTTAGAATAACCCAAGGCTTACCTTAATAAGGCTCTACTTGTCTAATGTCCCCCCATTCTTGCCCAAGTAAACCAGTTGTTGAAAAACGCTTTCCCCAGCGCATCCACAAAATCCACCCAGCATTTCGATTATTTTTTAAAAGTTTAAAAATCCACCCCCATCATCACCGCCCATGGCAAAACTTATACCTTTTCAAAAATGCTCACCATAGTGGGCAATTATTAATTCAGATTTTTAGAAAAATATTACCAATAAAAAGTGTCACTTCACCTACCTCATACCTACCGCCGACAATTAGTTCCACCACCACAAAGGCGGTAAATTAAGGTTCATGTCCACCCAAGGTTACTTACTACCCACCAAGCAGGTTCGAGTCACCGATCTTCAAGCCCTGAAGGGCCAACGCCCCTGGGCTATGCTCACCGCCTACGATTACGCCACCGCGAAGCTCTTCGCCGAAGCGGGCATCGAGTGCATTCTTGTCGGTGATTCTGCCGCCAATGTTGTACTCGGCTACGACACCACCACAAAAATCAGCTTTGATGAAATGGCTATGCTTGCAGCCGCTGTTGTCCGCGGCGCCGGCAACGCGCTTGTGGTTGTTGATCTCCCCTTCGGCACTTACGAGGCTTCCGATGAACAGTGCGTGCGTTCGGCAACTGAGATGCTGCACCGCACTGGTGGGCATGTGATCAAGATTGAGGGTGGGGTGCGAATGGCTAGTCGCATCCGCGCGCTGAAAGCCGCTGGCATTGCTGTGTGTGCTCACGTTGGTTTTACCCCACAGTCCGTTAATGGGCTAGGCGGTTTTAAAGTCCAAGGGCGTGGCGACGCCGCCGACGCCGTCCGCGCCGACGTCACCGCTGTCGTCGAAGCAGGCGCGGATATGGTTGTATTCGAAATGGTTCCCGCAGCCTTAGCGGCTGAAATCACTAGGAACTGCCCCATCCCCACTATCGGCATTGGTGCGGGTATCGATACCGACGCCCAGGTATTGGTGTGGCATGACATGGCAGCCATGTTCCCTGGCGGACATCGACCAAAGTTCGTCGAAGTATTTGGCGAGGTTGGTGAGCAACTCATTCGCACGGCGGCCGCCTACAAAAAGGCAGTCGCGGAAAAAACCTTCCCCGGTGAACGCCACAATTTTTAACCCTTTTACTTAATTCGAGGTGCCCTAAGGATTATCCTGGGCACCTTCTTTTTGTCGCGCGCATCATGTGAACAGTGATTCATGACTAACCGAGATTTTGCCAACTCGACCTTTCCGACCCCCAAGGCCCTAAAACATAGGCTCAGACACGAAAAGGTCGAACAGGCCCCTCAAAGCTTGCCCCCGGGGAACAATCCCGCTTGCGGTGCTGGGAGCAAAACTGGGCTTTCGTACCTACTCGACTTTTACAACAATTCGCAGTGGATAAACGCTGCGGTGATCCCAATAGGTCGAGTCGTCTTGGTGCTGGAATTAGCCAACTCGGCCTTTCCAAACCCCAACGCCCTAAAACAAAGGCTTACACACGAAAAGGTCGAGCAAACCCATAAAAGACCATCTCAAAGGCAATACCCTCAAGCTGTGCCGAAGCCAACTCGACCTTTCCGACCCCCAACGCCCTAAAACAAAGGCGTACACACGAAAAGGTCGAGTAGACCCACCCAAGGAAATGATGCTGATTCCTCATTGCGTACACTCGTGAGAGTGTGACCTGCTGTTTTAGCTAGTAGCAGCTGCGCTTAGGATCATCAGGATTTGCCCTAGAGCTCACACTTGCCCGAGAGTTTTCTTGACTCGTGGCGGTTAGCCGGAACTTCAGGGGGATTTTTGGCAGATAGCCTTATACACGCAAATCAGCCAACCCTTGGGATAAGCACCCACACACGAAAGGAAGGTGCCCCAGTTTTCTTACTGTAAGCACCTTCGCATTTACTGCAGCGAAAACTTCGACCAGCAATAAAGCTAGGCCAAAGCTCTTTCACTACCTATTTACGTTGTGAATCCATGCTTGTGTTCGTGTTCAAGCAGCCACTGTTTGGTCGCAATCCCACCGGCATAACCAGTTAACTGCCCCTTAGCCCCAACAACACGATGGCACGGGATCACAATGGAAATCGGGTTCTTGCCCACTGCGCCCCCTATAGCTTGCGCACTCATATTCGGCTTGCCTACACGCTTCGCCACCCGGCGCGCTATTGCGCCGTAGCTTTCGGTGTGTCCGTATGGGATGGTAAGTAGTTCTTCCCACACGAGCAGTTGGAAGGAGGTTCCTTCGAGCTGCAGTTTGAGTGTGGTTGGGTCTGGGTTTTCCCCGGCGAAGTACTTGTCTAGCCAGGTGCTGAGGTTTTTGAGTGTGGGGTGGTTGGGGTTGGCGGTGGCTTGGGTTAGGTGTTTTTTGGGTGCTTGCTCATCCCGCCAGATCCCGCAGACGCTGTCGTTGTGGGCGCAGAGAATGTAATTACCTGTGGGTGAGGTGTAGGTGGAATGGGCAAGCATTGGTTGGTCCTTGATTAGTTGAGGGTTACTGCAACGTTGTCGATCAGGCGGGTTTTGCCCACTGTGGCGGCGACGAGGAGGCGGTTTTCCCCCGCGGTGGGTTCGCTAACCAGGTCGTTGTGGCGGAGTGCGAGGTAGTCGAGTTTGATGTCAGGTTCTGTTTCAAGGATGGCGTGGGCTGAGTGAAGGATTGTTTCTTTTGTGTGCTGTTGTTGCCCGGCGGCGAGTGCGCGCCATAGTGTGGTGGCAAGCTGGGTTTGTTGCGCACTCAAGTACTGGTTGCGGGAGCTTTGCGCGAGGCCGGATTTTTCGCGCACGATGGGTGCAGCGATGATGTTCACGTTGAGGTTGAGGTCGGCAACCATCTGTTTGATGAGTAGAAGTTGCTGGTAGTCTTTTTCGCCAAATATGGCGTGGGTGCAGTTCGTGAGCGCAAAAAGTTTGTGCACGACTGTGAGTACGCCGGCGAAATGGGTGGGGCGGGATGCGCCTTCTAGTACCGTTCCGGCTGGGCCGGGGTGGATCGTTGTTCGAGGTCCTTGTGGGTACATGTCGCGGGGGCTGGGTGCGAAGACGTAGTCGGCGCCGACTGCTGTGAGCTTGTCGACGTCGGCTTCAAGTGTGCGCGGGTATGCGTCGAGGTCTTCGCCTTCCGCGAATTGCAGTGGGTTGACGAAGATGCTCACGATGACGGTGGCCGCTGGGATTTGTTGGGCTAGGCGTACGAGGCTTAAGTGCCCTTCGTGTAAAGCTCCCATGGTGGGGACCAAAACTACGGGGCCGTTGTGGGTGGCGCGCTGTTTTTTCAGCTCTTCAATGGTGTAAAGAATGTGGGTCATGGTTTTTGTCTTTCCCTCAAACGGTGATTGTTTTTTTAAAACCCGGCGCGTTTGAGGGCATCGGCGAGGGAGCCTCCGGCTGGTTGGTTTCGACGTGTGTTGGTGTTTTTGGTGTGCTGTTTGTTTTCGCGGCGCTCGCGTGTGCGGGCAGGTGTGGTTTTTTGCCCTGGTTCGTCGTCTAGGCGCATGCTTAAGCCGATGCGTTTGCGGGCTACATCGACGTCGATGACCTTGACTTTTACTACGTCGCCGGAGCGCACAACATCGTGGGGGTTGGAGACGAATGTGGTGCTCAGGGCGGAGATGTGCACCAGGCCGTCTTGGTGTACTCCGATGTCGACGAAGGCGCCGAATGCTGCCACGTTGGTGACTGTGCCTTCGAGGATCATGCCAGGGTTTAGGTCGGTGATTTTTTCCACGCCTTCTTTAAAGGTTGCGGTTTTGAACTCGGGGCGTGGGTCGCGGCCGGGTTTGTCTAATTCTTTGACAATATCCTCAACGGTGGGTACGCCGAAGGTTTCATCGGCGAAATCGGCGGGTGTAAGGGTGCGGAGCACTGCGGTATTTCCAATGAGCTCAGGAATGCTCAAACCGGTAGCTGTTGCGATCTTGCGCACCACTGGGTAGGCCTCGGGGTGCACGGCGGAGGAGTCGAGTGGGTCTTTGCCACCGTTAATGCGTAAGAATCCGGCGCACTGCTGGAATGCTTTTGGCCCTAGGCGGGGTACTTTCTTTAATGCGGCGCGGGAGGCGAAACTGCCGTTTTCATCGCGGTAGGCGACGATGTTTTCCGCAATGGTGGGGTTGATACCGGCGACGCGGGAAAGTAGTGGGCCAGATGCGGTATTTAGGTCCACGCCCACGGCGTTGACGGCATCTTCAACCACAGCGTCGAGGGTTTTTGCCAGCTGGGTTTGGTTCACATCGTGTTGGTATTGGCCCACACCGATGGCCTTGGGGTCAATTTTGACCAGCTCAGCCAAAGGGTCTTGCAGACGACGCGCAATGGAGACCGCACCGCGTAAGGACACATCCATGGTGGGAAATTCCTTTGCCGCAATTTCCGAGGCCGAATAGACTGAGGCGCCGGATTCACTGACCACCACTGGGGTGGGTTTTTTCCCGCCGGCCTGCGCGATTAAGGCTGCTACTTCAGAGGCAAGCTTTTCTGTTTCCCTTGATGCGGTACCATTGCCCACCGCAATAAGGTCCACACTGTGGGTAGCGCACTGCGCGGCCAACTGCTGTACCGCCTGCGACCACTGGTTTTGTGGCTGGTGTGGGTAGACGAACAAAGTATCTACTACCTTGCCTGTGCCATCCACAACAGCACATTTGACACCGTTGCGGTAGCCGGGATCAAGCCCCAGTGTGGCGCGTTGGCCGGCCGGTGCGGCTAGAAGCACATCTTTGAGGTTGCGGGCAAACACATCTAGTGCGCCTACTTCTGCTTTTTCTTTCAACCGCATGCGAGTATCTAGGCTGGCAGAAACATACAGTTTGGTTTTCCACCCCCAGGCGATGGCATCGGCAAGCCACGCCGAGGAGGTATCCAGACCACAGTGTGAGGCAATCATTCCGGTATACGCTTGCTCATCGCCCGCATCGAGAGAAAGGTGAATTACCCCTTCAGCTTCTGCCCGAAATAGCGCCAAAATGCGATGCGATGGCAGGGTGTGAAAAGGTTCGGAAAATTCAAAATAATCTTTGAACTTTGCCCCTTCCGTTTCTTTACCTTCAATCACCGTTGCCACCATCGTGCCCGTGTTATAAAGGCGTTCGCGCACTTCACCCACCAAGTCCGCATCGAGGGCAAAGCGATCAACCAAAATGGCGCGCGCACCTTCCAGCGCTTTCTTTTCATCCTCGAAACCTGCGCACACAAACTGCGAGGCAAGCGATACGGGATTGTTCGTGGGGGCGTCGATAAGCTGATCGAGCAGGGGCTCCAACCCTGCCTCGCGGGCGCTGTCTGCCTTGGTTTTGCGGCGTTTTTTAAACGGTAAGTACAGATCTTCCAGGCGCGCCTTGGTCTCACACTCAACAATCAGGGTGCGCAGGGCGTCGGTGAGTTTGCCTTGTTCGTCAATCGCAGCCAGGATAGTCTGCTTCCGATCTTCAAGCTCCCGCAGATACCCCAAGCGCTCCTCGAGTCGGCGCAGCTGGGAATCATCAAGCCCACCTGTTACTTCTTTGCGGTAGCGGGCAATAAACGGAACCGTATTCCCCTCATCCAACAAGGTGATTGCGGCTAGAACTTGTGCGGTGTCCACACCCAGCTCATGGGCCACGGTAGAAGCAATGGCAGCATTAATGGAAAGTGTCATTCGCACTATTGTAGTAGGTTGCTAAACCACACAGATGTATTTACCCCACCGCCGAACACACCTGCTCCTCAGCCTGCCCACGTCCTCCCCCGCTGTTGAGGTTGCCCGACACGCCCCACTGGGGCAGCTTAGGTATGGTAGAACAAGACCACAAGCACAAGGAGGTTTTTGTGTGAGCGTTGTTGCCCAAGCTCTCAGCTTTCGCACACTAGCGAAACAATCACCCGTGTTTAGTCTTATACGCAGCCCACATGCCCCACTTATCCTCAGCTTTCTAGCCGTCCACTTCCCCCACGGCAGCTCCCCGCGGCCGGCCGCAGAAATCTACGAGCTTCTCGACGCCGACCTCAACATGCTGCGCAGCCACAACTTTGACCTCCCCAAAGGCCCGCAAGGATATGTTGCCGACTGGATCAAAGCAGGCTGGCTGATCCGCAAACCCGGCACTAGCAAAACCGGCGAAACCCTCGAACCCAGCGACCACAGCCTCAACGCACTCGAAGCCGTACACCGCTGGCGCGATCCACGCTCCACAATGACAGCCTCCCGTATCCAATCCATCGCTTTTGCTGTGGAAAGCCTCGCACGGGATTCCGACCCCGACGCGCAGCAAAGAATCGA contains these protein-coding regions:
- the panC gene encoding pantoate--beta-alanine ligase, whose protein sequence is MTHILYTIEELKKQRATHNGPVVLVPTMGALHEGHLSLVRLAQQIPAATVIVSIFVNPLQFAEGEDLDAYPRTLEADVDKLTAVGADYVFAPSPRDMYPQGPRTTIHPGPAGTVLEGASRPTHFAGVLTVVHKLFALTNCTHAIFGEKDYQQLLLIKQMVADLNLNVNIIAAPIVREKSGLAQSSRNQYLSAQQTQLATTLWRALAAGQQQHTKETILHSAHAILETEPDIKLDYLALRHNDLVSEPTAGENRLLVAATVGKTRLIDNVAVTLN
- the panB gene encoding 3-methyl-2-oxobutanoate hydroxymethyltransferase, which translates into the protein MSTQGYLLPTKQVRVTDLQALKGQRPWAMLTAYDYATAKLFAEAGIECILVGDSAANVVLGYDTTTKISFDEMAMLAAAVVRGAGNALVVVDLPFGTYEASDEQCVRSATEMLHRTGGHVIKIEGGVRMASRIRALKAAGIAVCAHVGFTPQSVNGLGGFKVQGRGDAADAVRADVTAVVEAGADMVVFEMVPAALAAEITRNCPIPTIGIGAGIDTDAQVLVWHDMAAMFPGGHRPKFVEVFGEVGEQLIRTAAAYKKAVAEKTFPGERHNF
- a CDS encoding methylated-DNA--[protein]-cysteine S-methyltransferase, which gives rise to MLAHSTYTSPTGNYILCAHNDSVCGIWRDEQAPKKHLTQATANPNHPTLKNLSTWLDKYFAGENPDPTTLKLQLEGTSFQLLVWEELLTIPYGHTESYGAIARRVAKRVGKPNMSAQAIGGAVGKNPISIVIPCHRVVGAKGQLTGYAGGIATKQWLLEHEHKHGFTT
- a CDS encoding Tex family protein — its product is MTLSINAAIASTVAHELGVDTAQVLAAITLLDEGNTVPFIARYRKEVTGGLDDSQLRRLEERLGYLRELEDRKQTILAAIDEQGKLTDALRTLIVECETKARLEDLYLPFKKRRKTKADSAREAGLEPLLDQLIDAPTNNPVSLASQFVCAGFEDEKKALEGARAILVDRFALDADLVGEVRERLYNTGTMVATVIEGKETEGAKFKDYFEFSEPFHTLPSHRILALFRAEAEGVIHLSLDAGDEQAYTGMIASHCGLDTSSAWLADAIAWGWKTKLYVSASLDTRMRLKEKAEVGALDVFARNLKDVLLAAPAGQRATLGLDPGYRNGVKCAVVDGTGKVVDTLFVYPHQPQNQWSQAVQQLAAQCATHSVDLIAVGNGTASRETEKLASEVAALIAQAGGKKPTPVVVSESGASVYSASEIAAKEFPTMDVSLRGAVSIARRLQDPLAELVKIDPKAIGVGQYQHDVNQTQLAKTLDAVVEDAVNAVGVDLNTASGPLLSRVAGINPTIAENIVAYRDENGSFASRAALKKVPRLGPKAFQQCAGFLRINGGKDPLDSSAVHPEAYPVVRKIATATGLSIPELIGNTAVLRTLTPADFADETFGVPTVEDIVKELDKPGRDPRPEFKTATFKEGVEKITDLNPGMILEGTVTNVAAFGAFVDIGVHQDGLVHISALSTTFVSNPHDVVRSGDVVKVKVIDVDVARKRIGLSMRLDDEPGQKTTPARTRERRENKQHTKNTNTRRNQPAGGSLADALKRAGF